Part of the Triticum aestivum cultivar Chinese Spring chromosome 4D, IWGSC CS RefSeq v2.1, whole genome shotgun sequence genome is shown below.
tatatatatatacaatttctcctacatgttgccttggtgccttcggagcacgatgacaagtggttcatgggggcggtagcgggtaatagtattctcctttgggatctatgacctggtcgagcaaaaatcccgctatttcctcttgaagtgctagtatgcgctccATTGGTAGGAGttgctcccgcacctctctgaactattaagaaggagatcaatatgcatgtgtattagttgtgtgactagatatcgataatggtgtaaaaatttgtgaatagtgttctgacaaacgtacccagtcctgtctttgagatctgctgctttcggacgccatcatgcgaatgttctcgcaaacgtagtatgcacacagatcagtccccgacgcctgcttcagggcctttacgagaatggaattgaatcagataatgattaatcaagcatgataattaattaatggtattgaaacaagaattaaagagatggtagctagctagctagtactacttaattacttaccttgggtcgataccaaaacagcttttttgcccatttgcctggagtcaccttgatgaactttgcccaagccctgcccgccggcaaagtaaattaataaaggggttattaaatagtttatatcaggaaatgacgaactaaataggccgagatatagttaataatgattgaaattacctgttgactatcccaaacaagatggtgtagtcactttcttttttaagtagtgagtccagtacttcaatttttccttcttcaactttaatgtctaacaagatccagtggaaactgcatgcgcacacgtttgcatgtcttaattaagcgggcatgtgcataacactaatcaactaccctaaaccctatacacttaattattaacatctagctagctagtaagcaaaaacagaatttgtagtacaagacagtgtgactcacaggaagttgtaaggaagtagtatatcttcattggtattgaggcgcttgaagaactctagcatgctttcctctaaacttgctcgacaacttggaatattccatgtgtactcattaatggtatttgggtcaatgaacccaatgccatagcgtccagattttttcatttcatacatcttcatcctgcataataccacagaaaaaaatatagtgaggataattacaggtaatgattgatcaaaatgatcactacagctagcttgaaacttaaattacagaaaaaaatcacttacagacaatagcaacggacgatagatttgtcgagtgcgtcttgattgtataactgaaatagttctaaatactcaacggacacagctttctcatggaagtaatgctcctccttgacattcaccatgagggactctcgattggaaatcttggtaatgtttatgtaccattgatgcaattcatacattctcgttgggaggttcttgacctcgtctggctcgaccaaaggttggccccgaacatatttccgttttatttcctcctctctaagcgaagacatgggctcgatatcgaggagttgtccaacagtgatcttgagcatttcagcctgcattatatgctcctcggttattacatactcgagtgttggggaacgtttgttgcatgaaaacaaaaacaaaaaatcgaATTTAAAGACCCCGAGGCTTTCTTGGTCCCTTATCATCGGCAAGTAGAAGCGGGCAATGgtcggagagggaggaggagagagcaTTAATGACGTGTGTGTTGAAGGATGTGCCCCACTCGGCGTTGCAGAAGAATGAGTCTAGCTTGCATTgggttttccctctcgttgctccaAGTGAATCGTCACTTTTTGAGGTGTATTTCTTCGAGCTCACTACTTTGTAGCGTTGCCCTGAAATGATTGATCCTACTGTAGTTgacatttcttttgtttttttctctggCCCGGTAGATTTAGTTGAAATCACCTAAGGCGAGCCAGGCCACCCCAGTCGTAGGTTTCTGACTTAGAAGCTCAGCAAAGAAAGCATCTTTGCAGGAGGGGTCCGTGGGACCGTAGACAGAGGcgatgttttttcttttctttttttgagggaaggccatcatggctagctttattaaatcACGAAAACGTTTACATCATCTAGAGGTGATCTCGAAGCGCATGCCGGTCCCTCACACACTGATCATGGCGGAAAGGCAGTATGTTGTATAGGTGATGCAAGAAACATCAACTAGAAGATCATCCCAGAGCAGCAGAATTCCACCCCTGGTGCCGTTTGCCGGTCTTTGTGCAAAGCTACGTAGCCTCTGACCACCCAAAAAAGCCGCTGTGAATTGGTCGACGTTGTCAAGCTTCGTCTCTTGTAGACACGACAAGGAGGCGATCGTGGCATTCCTCACGTTCCAACTCAGAAAGTTGATGGGTTGTTCTAGCATTATGGAAACGGATGCACCCTGGAGCTTTGTGGAACAGCAGAAGCCGTCGAGGCAGAAATAACAGTGCATGAAGCCACTTGACATTCAGATAGCAACCAACGAGCAAAAGAAACAGCCAACCAACTTGCAGAAGCAAAGTGGGCAGAGCGGATACATGGCCTGAGGCCGACGGACTGCATGCTCCAAATACACGGAGCAACCTTAAACATAGACATAATTCAAGAACCTAAAAGTTCAGAGGATTGTGCTAACATAATTAAACTAGGGACCCAGGTGGACAGGAACGGCAGGCGCTCAGGTGGCCATTTTGATGGCATTTTGAAGCTCGAGCTCGAGCTATGAGGATCTTCTGTTCAGGCTGGCCATTTTGTGGACTGCGGCCGCCCGAGAAGACATATAACGTCAACATTGGATAACCTGGGAATGGTAGCTACCAAGTTCGATTCAATTTGTTTGGTCCACTCTTTCAAATTCGGACAATTGTTCCAACTCAACTCAACAAGTATTTTGTATCCAATGAGGTAGCTCAGCTATAAACCACATGTCACGACGGGAAACACACTACCAAAGTCTACCACCAACCATACACGAGACTGACTAATTTGATAGGCAGGAATCCATGACTGTAATTATTGGGCAACGATAAAAAACCAACCATCACAATAGAGATGGAGCAAATCGTTTAGCTTGCTGTTACAAGCTAGTATCCGTAGCTGGGATGGTAGGAGCCGGAGCCGCCACCGTAGCCTCCGCCATTGTGAGGAGCAGGCCCTCCTGCACCTGTGGGAGGAGCCCCATATGGTGGTGGCGGGTAAGAGCTGTAACCCGGGTCGACTGGCGGAGCAGGAGGGTTGGAAGCCGGCGGCCGGGTTTGTGGAGCGGCTTCCGCCATGAAATTCTGCAGGCAAGCAATGGCCATGAGCAACAGGTCAACTTAAATGGAAGAAACAAAGCATGTCCAACCCGTATTGAATGTGTTTAGCCCATCCAGAGATAGATCCAACATACACGTAAATAGCAAGAACGATTTGAAGTGTCTCTCCATTTCCATTGTTCCTTCCATGAAGCTACTCTTTGCAGTGAGGGTTTTAATTTGGCCAGTGTTTTGTTGTTGCACATAAGCAATATATGCAACAAAATTTCTACGTTTTGACGCCACACTATGTCCTCTTTCACATCTTGTTAACGCTTAGGAAAACATGCTTCTTTTTCTACATCATCCAAAACTTCTATCGAATGTTGTTTTGCTACATGTTATCAGCATCTAAAAGTTGGCGTCGTAAATAGCGATTAgcatacataaatacaagtactAACCAAGCATGGCATTCTGCTAATATTTTACCAGCGTCTCTTAGTCATGTACTACAGCCTAATTCCGGTTGCATctaccccctccgttcctaaatataagtctttttagagattctactacggactacatacggagcaaaatgagtgaatctacactctaaaatatgtctatatacatccatatgtagtccatactgaaatcgctaaaaagacttgtatttaggaacggagggagtagtacatttcaTATCTATATACATGGTTTATCAATGAAACAAATTAATTGGCCGACCATGAGCTTTACAAAGCACAAGTACAAACATGCATGGTGCACTTCCCAAATGGATTCAGAAATAAGAACTGGCAGAGATATCAAAGAAAAATAAATGAGTCGAGCATCAATCATGAGCGATTTTGGAGAATACTAGCGCAAGTAAATAACAGGTCAGAGGATGGGTAGAAGACTGACCTGGATCAGTTGCTGGGCAGTTTGAACTTGGGATGCGCTTCCAATTATCTCCACAGTCATCTCTCCAGGTGCACCTCTGCTTTCTTGAATAGTTACTGCTGCACCACTGTGCCTACGGATATAGCTGATACTAGCACCAGCCGCCCCAATCACGGCATCAGCATAGGAGAGAGGAATTTGCATGTTATGTACCTTTTGAGGAAATACACAAGAAATCAGTATGTACCTCCCATATCAGGAGGCAGCAATTCAAAAGCAACCCACCATCCTAATGTCAAGTGCAGGTGTACAACACAACTAACCTGAGAGGCCACATGCAGTGGTGGTTGATTGCCTGAAGTACCACTTGGTGGTGCCTCACGTCCATATGCAGAAATGCCATAGTGCGGCTGCTTTTCCATAGGCGGCACATCTGGACGGGGATAATAGTTGTCTTGTGGCCTTGGAGGCATGAACTGTGGATTTTCACCATAACCTGGACCACCAGGAGGGAGGTTTGGAGGAGGAACCCAGGGTTGAGGAGGCGCCCAATGCTGTGGGGCTGCCATGGGCTGCTCTCTCTGCACACTGTGCATTTTCATCTGTAGACATGGAAATTTACAGTCGTAAATGCTGCGTCCAAGAAACTTATTATTGACAGGAACATAGGGTGCCGAAACGAAATCTAACTTACTTGCTGTTCAAATAGTTGGAGAACGCTGTGGTCAACAAGAAATTTTCTCAAGTGACTTGCTATCAACTCCACTGCTTTGTGGACACCAAGAGGCTCGCCTTGTATCTCCACAACTCTATCATCATTTAGTGCAACAGGGGGCACATTTTCTGATAAAAATTTAGAATGTTAAGCTAAAAAGGCATATAGCATTATAATGCTGACGCTACATAGCATCTTCTCTGAATGTATCAAATTATCTCATGCGGTTTTCAAGTTAATTAGTTCCAGACTTGCAGTCACCAATGATGAATATCAACATACCAGTTTAGACAACCAACTGAACTCCAAACATTTGAAAATGCTAAATGCTACAATAATAAGCAGCTGAGCACATTGAAAAATGAGAAGAAAAGTTCAGAATCTTGCATGTAGTTATAATAAGCTGTTCTGCAAACCAGATCTGGATTATTTTAAAGACTATTAGGTTAATGTTTGGTTTGTGCCATATCATACCCTACCAATTTTTGCCAACAAGGCTAGCCAAAAAACTGGGTAGAGATTCCTTGGCCCTTGAGAGTTGTGAAGGGAATGTGAGGTGGGGTGGGCTACTTTTCATAGGCAACCAACCAAATGATGGCCAAGATATTATAGGCTGCCAAAATTTTGGCACAGCACATATAGGCACAAATCAAATATACACTTAGTATGTGATCTCCACCCCCAATTACAAAATCAGGTATTTTGTGCCTACCCAGTAGTCCTATAGTTTGTATATATGTGTTTGCTTTTTCTTGGTGGGGATTTGTAAGTCATGTCAGCATATTAATATAGCAAATTCAGCTCTCATGCATGGTTCAAAAAACAAATTCATGTCAGCATATCCAGGCTTACCGGGAAGCCACGTCACCAGAACCAACCAATCATCATGGTAGTTTTGGGTGAGGGGTCGAATTCTCAGATTTTATAATTGACTGCTGTCAAATAAATGGTTTCAGAATAAAAAGTTGATTTCTGAGCAGGCCAGTATCCTTGGTACCAGAATGGTTTGTGCCCCAGGCATGGAGCACATAATATTCGTATTGAAGGAGCACATGAGGCATGTGCATCTATGTGGGCCATCATATAGAGTATAAACACTGAGATAAGTATCACCATTTTTTCTTATTTTGATCAGCATGTAACAAAGTCACAAGACAAGGCATAAACTCGATATATATATCATGAAGACAGAATCTAATACGTGAAATGGAAAAATGCAAAAGCCTTACCAACAATCCGGACAACTGACTTTGAAGAATCTTGTATGGATTTAATGGTTGCTCCTTGCTTCCCAATAAGGCTGCCAGCTTGGGAAGCTGGCACTAGCAGTCGTGTTGGTCCTACATTACTAGCACCCCGTTGGAGCTGGCCAGATTCACCATCTGAACCATCAGTTATCCGCTTATGAATTTTAAGCAAGCCATCCATAGCTGGAGATATCGGTTCATCTGGCTCATCCTTTGCTGAAATTATTACCTTTAAATTGGAAAATAAACATTGTTCACTAAATTAGTACTAAACACTTAAAGACAGCTGTTTTAAGAGCACAACATGAAATTACATAATGGATAATTATTTAGAAACAAACCATTAGACCCAGATGAACTCGGTGAATGGGTTTACACATGCATAACTTGTAAGAATGTAACTTGGTAAGTAACATAACTATGTTTTGCTAGATCAATATCGCTTCTTTAATTTCCAAACTTTTCTCCATGGGTTTAGCATTGCTGACACAAGGGATTATGTACAAAATCCCACAGGCGTATTCAGTTAATAGTATCTCCacatatcttctatatctaaatagctagcccccactaactatttctctcaacatgaaAGCATGCCACCTCAGCATTTAACATGCATGGAAAaaggcccacctcaacatgcaGCATGCATAAGAAAAAGCAACCTCAACATGCAAATATGCATGAGAATTTAAATTCTATTTTGATATTTATATTATACAATAAtcaaacacaataaatcatatgtattttcAGTTTTAGTTTTCGCACTATTACTTGAAACATTCATGTTCCATACAACCAATTCTCGTTGAATATATTGCAAAACATTCCCGCAACAATGTGCAGGGTGTCATCTAGTAAATTAAACAATCAGAACCTGATTTCTACACTAGAATCAAAAATAAGGAGGCCAAATAAGGAAGTCAAAAGGTGTGCATTTTCTTAAGCTGTGGAAAATAATGCTCCTGGGTATCATTAGATGGATCTCCTACTGCAGCTCAGTTTAATTTAAGTTATATCAAAGATGGTAAACATTAGCAGTCAGCAGCTCAGAGCATAGCAGCAGATGCAATCTGATACTGAGATGGATACACACACAAGAACACCAAAATGTTTGACATAACAGTCCCTTCACATATATCAAATGTAGAACAATGTTCAGCAAGTACAGGTGATAAATAGATTGCCTTTTCTTTGTTGTGGTTAACATGCTTTACAAAATTCAACATCCTTCACAATGGGAGTTGTCATCCGTTTCGAGGGTCGAATTTTCTGTGTCTCTTATGCAATAGATCCTAAAGCCCTGTGAAGAAAGATTACCAACATTTTGTTATCTTTCCAAGTGGCTTACGAGCATAACGCCATAACCTGGTCCACTTGTCGATAATTTAAATATCATGGCACTTCGTTGAGCAAAACGCTCAGGCTAATTGCGGAAGGACGCAAAAAAAAAGGGGATGCTGATGTAGCATTTTTTTCTCCAAATGCATGCAAACTTTTTTACTTTCATCTGATGAAAAATTAGTATCAAATTCATCATGTAGTctcattttgatgtatgcagtatGTTTACGTTCACTTATACAAGTGTATGACTCTGTTGTACACGTTTGTCATCTTAATGCATATTTGGTCATTTGTCTTCATTGGAAGAATGCTGGTCATCCAATCAGGCAGTAAACCTTGCCCCAGTGATCTCCTTTCAGTTCAAAAATCAAACAAGTCGTGGAGTTACCAGATAATATATGGAGCATCTTGAAAGGAATCTTCATCCAAGACTCAAAGGGCCTAGATCGCAGCAGAGGAGCCCAAAACTGAACTTTCAGACCCATGTCTTTTGGAGACGTGGTTTGATTTGGGTCCTTAGACTGCAGTCAACCTGCAAACAGTCACTTGTGTTATCATTATCAAAGCCATTCAATTTGGGACTTTGATGAAAGGTATATTTTGATTCATATTAGTTTTAGAGCCACTCTTTTTGTCTTTGGTGAACTTTACCATCTGGTACTTCTGAGTTTTATTTCAGAAATTGAAAATGTTATTATCTTGACTTTTCATCAAGTTAATAAACTGGAGTTTAGGAAGCAAGGATAGCCCCAACTAGGCATTTTGGCAATAATAGAACATACTGGACAATGAATTAGTGGTTCAACTGATATAGCTCTAGTGTTTGATAAACCAACTGATAATTCTGGTATTTGGTAAGCCAAGTGACACCGTCGTGTATCATAAAAACTAAATCATGCAAAAAATGCTAGAATGAACAAAGGTACACAGCTTGGATGTGGCTTCTTTCCTTCAGAAGAAGTATTCAGAATAGTGATCTGCCACCAAGGAAAAAGCACTTCCATGGCATCATGGATGATACATTTGCTTGATTGTATGATCAATCTTTTTCAGTTATACCCCATTCCATGAATGGCAACTTGAAAATATTGGAACAGAAGAACATAGCCCCAATTGTACTGATACATCCCCAACCAATACTAGGATGGTATTTATTTTCCATTGATTGAGGCTAGATCCAATATCAATTAAAAATTCTTAGTTTAGTTGACTGGAAAACGATATTGGATGAGACAATTTTAAACACAGAACTGGTAACTGATGTTGAGTTATCTTTGGCTGAAGTAGTTTCTTGCATATTATACAGCATCCTAACTGCTGACCAATATAAGGAAACAGAGGGCCAGGATTTACTAGGGGTTCAAAAGAAAAGGATATCCAAAATGTGGAATCAACTGATGTCCCTAAGAGGTATAACTATTGGCATGGCAAACGTGACATCTAATAGCACCCTAACAAAAGGGGTGTTTCTAATTTGCTAAGCTATAATGTTATATTTTTTATATGCATGTGCTGAAAACTATGTGATCAATATCTATGCAAAACAGTTAGCAATTCATTTTTTTAAATGTGAGTTGGTACTTGGTCTTAACACCAGTGACCAGTGTGTGTATGTTGTTCTGCATCAAACACGTCTGACCTTTATAGTTTGCAGAGATGCAGAACAAGAAATGATGATTGTGTTAtggaggttgcagactacattccggaggacgccgtcgccgccgacctggccgccccagctgtcgagaaggtgtttgacgctggttgatcgcctcgaggagttccgcaagcgcttccccaccttacagctcgaggacgagctgtttgtgcaggcggggagaagtgttatggacggtttagctaggcccaccgggcaatcttagcccacaagttatcttaggttaattcttatgcaagttatcttaggttaattcttatgcaagttatctaggttataaatataggctgtaagactctttttgaaattaagcaataagaatattattatccctattgcccggctcccagaggagccggaaccctagccgcctctaaccctagccgccgccgccatcctcctcctacgcgacggcgcccagccgccggcgcgcccgctcaTCGCCGCGCCCTCCtccatccttcccctacaacctacggAGCAGGTCCGGTAGGATCCCTGGTTCTACCAGATTGCTTCTGTTATTTTCATTGCTATAGAAATTTGCTAAAATATCGTGGATGATCCAATTAATATAACATTCAAATCTCAAACTAGTTAAGGACATGCTAATAGTAACATGAGTATTAAGTTTCTACTAATCAGAAAAACAAGGTCTTGCTCATAACAAGTAGCTCAATCAACAGCTGTATTTTAGTTTCTGCAAGGCATGTTCGTTGTTGAACATCATATTTCTCTTTATATCCCAAGTTCTGATAAAgcttaaggcctcctttggttcctagtataggaatatcataggaataggaaagtgGCATGCATCTCAACTCCTACAACGAAATAGATGGCATTTGGTTCATAGGATAAGAACTTTTCCATTAGGTCTGAGCTAAAATATTTTGCTTTGAAATGttaaggataggaaccaatcctacataggaataggaatccattcctacaaacgaGAGGGCTCAAAAGGAAATTTCCTATATAGGAATCATACAGATAGAATTTCTACAAAATTCATGTAACCAAAGGAGGAATGAGGTAACAAGCAACTACCAGCGCAACTACAAATTTCCTTAAGTCAATGAGCATCAAGCAAACAACACTGCACTGAGCACACCAAACAACTACCAGCACAAAATgactaaggcctcctttggtttggaggaatctcataggaattctagaggataggattcttataggattttttcctttagagccctttggttcataggaatggattcctattcctacataggattggttcctatccttcacatttcataggaaaataaaaatgagcctagactcaatggaaaaattcctttggtatcaaccaaatgacatctcgtttcctattcctactcataggatttgagatacatggcatctcatttcctacaaaattcctattcctacgataatcctatcctatgaaccaaaagaggcctaaaTAAGGTACCAAACTGTTAGGTTAGGGAACCATTCCAAATGTATCTTATGGGGCAGAGTGGCAGGGAAACTGGGCAGTAGTGTACATAGACCAACATACGGATTTGCCAGCTCATAATAaatgaaaaaaatcataaaacAGAAAAACACTTTAAAAGGTAGTGTTGCAAGAAAACAACACACAAACCCACTACTGACATTATAGAAATATATACTGGCTGCATGGATAAGAAtacgagcttgtcatcaagattttATGCAGATACTTACTGCTCTTTCTGTTGCACCAGGTGGGCCATCTAGTATTTTTATGCGAGCTTTAGACTCCTCGCACATCCTTTTGATAAACTCCCCTTTGCGGCCAATGATAGCACCCACCTTCTGGGCTGGGACTAGTATGCGGAAAACACTATCTCCTGGCCAACCTGGCCACCTCTTATCATCACCCTCTACCTGCAAGCTTTCCTGCTGCTTCACTTCCCCATTGTATGCATTCTCTTCCTGGTAAGGGTTTGCTGGTTCATCATCGTACTGAGTTTCTGGTTCTTCGCTG
Proteins encoded:
- the LOC123096066 gene encoding flowering locus K homology domain, which produces MDEENFTEHGIGELPQNLYDEEQLNSFDNTVQYNEEPGDPYKDEEPGNQYDEGAGNAYNEVQANLLSEEPETQYDDEPANPYQEENAYNGEVKQQESLQVEGDDKRWPGWPGDSVFRILVPAQKVGAIIGRKGEFIKRMCEESKARIKILDGPPGATERAVIISAKDEPDEPISPAMDGLLKIHKRITDGSDGESGQLQRGASNVGPTRLLVPASQAGSLIGKQGATIKSIQDSSKSVVRIVENVPPVALNDDRVVEIQGEPLGVHKAVELIASHLRKFLVDHSVLQLFEQQMKMHSVQREQPMAAPQHWAPPQPWVPPPNLPPGGPGYGENPQFMPPRPQDNYYPRPDVPPMEKQPHYGISAYGREAPPSGTSGNQPPLHVASQVHNMQIPLSYADAVIGAAGASISYIRRHSGAAVTIQESRGAPGEMTVEIIGSASQVQTAQQLIQNFMAEAAPQTRPPASNPPAPPVDPGYSSYPPPPYGAPPTGAGGPAPHNGGGYGGGSGSYHPSYGY